Sequence from the Lysobacter capsici genome:
AAAACCGGGCCGTTTCCGGCATCTTCCAGACTGCTTGATCGGCGCCAAAGGCGACAATTAGCGTTCGATCGCCTTCATTTCGCCGACAAAGCGCGCCGTGATGTTCTGCGGGCGGGTAATGGCACTGCCTATGACCACGAAATCCGCGCCGAGTTGCAGCGCGCGGGCGGCCTGCTGAGGCGTGTCGATCCCGCCTTCAGCCACCAGCAGGCAACCGTCGACAGCCCGGCGCATGCGCCGGAACGCGGCGAAGTCGTCGTCCGGCAGGCGCTGCCCCCGGGTGGCCTGCGTATGGCCGAGCGCCGCGCTGGACACGCAGTCGAAACCCAGCGCCTGCGCCCGCAGGGCCTCGACCGTGGTCGCCACCTCGGCCATCAGCCGCAGGCCCGGATGTCGCTTGCGGATCGCGGCGTAGAAGTCGGCCAGGCGCTGGCCGCCCGGGCGACGACGCTCGCTCGCGTCCAGGCCGGCCATGTCGGCGCCGGCCTGCGCCACCTGATCGATCTCGGCCAGGGTCGGGGTCAGCGCGATCTCGCAATCCGAATAGACCTGGGTCAGCACGCCGATCAGCGGCGCATCCACGGCGGCGCGGATCCGGGCGATGTCGTTGCCGCCGTTGGCCAGCACCCCGCAGGCGCCGCCCTCGATCGCCGCGCGCGCCATCGCCGGCATGCAACCGTGCATGGGTTCGCCGGGCAAGGCCTGGCACGACACCACCAAGCCGCCGCGCAGGCGTTCGAACAAGCGGCTCATCGTCCTGCGTCGCCGCGCACCGTCGGCAGCGGCGCATCGTTGAGCAGACGCGCATCGAGCAGGTCCCACCAGCGATCCTGTTCGATCCGCCGCTGCTCCCAGGCCGGGTTCGCGGAACGGCGCGACACCTCGCGACGGTAATCGCCCCAGCCGGCCTCGTCCGCGAACGAAATCCAGTGCTCCAGGCTGTGCACGCCCGGCCCGACCGTGCACACGTACCAGCGCGGAGCGTGGGCCATCTCCAGGCCGTCGTAGAACCAGCGTTCGCGTTCGCCGACCCAGCGCCAGAACGCGGGCAGATCGGCGCGCGCGGCGGCGGTCGGGCGGAAGGTGTAGATCAGATGCAGCATGGCGCCTCCGCGTGCATGGACTACAGAAACGCTCGCCAGGCCGGGCTCAGGTGCGCGCCCAGTTCGCGCCGATGGCGCTCGGCGAAGCGCCGGTTGTGCCGGCGCACCGCGATCGGATCGAGCGAGCGATCGGTCAGCAGCACCGCCGCGGCCAGCGGCTCGATGCGCGCGCCGCGCTTGGCTTTCGCGTGCAGGGCCGAAGTCGACAAGCGCAGTTCGCCGAGTCCCGCGCGGGCGGCGTAGTCGATCGGTTCGTAGCAGGTCAGGACGAAGTAGCGGAAATCGCGATCGTCCAGGCGGTAATCGCAACCGTAGTAGCGCGCATGCAGCGCGCGGCCGAAGCGATACAGCAGGCACAGCGCGACGATGCGCTGGTCGCGTCGCGCCACGACCGCGATGGGCAACACGCCCGCGCGGCGTTGCGCCTCGAGCATCCGCTGCATCCAGGCCGCGCCCTGCGTGCTGCCGTAGCGGGCGCGGTTGCAGGCGATCAGTTCCGCCACCCGCGCCTGCTCGGAAGGATCGATGGCGCCCCATTCGACCCGATTGCCGCAGCGCGCGAACGCGGCGATCTCGGCCCTGACTTCGAAGCGATCGTGGCTGTTCCGCCCCGCCATCAGCCCGGCCAGTCCGCCCGGCGGAACCTCGATGTTCGCTTCGGCCGAATGCAGCAGCACGCTGGCGCCGCAAATCTCGGCCAGTTCGCGCGCGACCGCCAGCGGCAGATACGGCAGGACCACGCCGGCGTCGCCGCGCTCGCGCGCGATGCCGGCCATCGCCGGCAGCAGGCGCCTCAATGCCTGCGCGCGCCGGCGCCCGCTCACGCACGGCACCTGGTTATGGGTCGAACGCCGTCCACCGCCCCAGACGAAGCCACGCGTCCACGGGCCGCGAACGTCGCTGAAGAAAGCGCCGAGCTCGAACAGTTCGTCGTCGCGTTCGCCAGCCCATAGCGGGCACGCGGCTAGCAATCCGGCCGCGCTCCAGACCGCAAGCACCTCGCACGCGCCCAGGGCGTAATCCAGCCCGGCCAGCCAGGCATGGCTGTTGTAGAAATTCTGATCGCTGACCAGCGCATCCCACTCGTGCTCGTCGATGGCGGCGACGCCCCGACACAGCGACACCTTCAGCGCATCATCCGCTTCGCCGGTGCGTTCGGCCCGTGGCTGCAGCAGACAGGCGCGCATGGCCTCAGGCTTTGCGGGCGAGAATCAGCGCCGCATGCGGACGATCCAGGTACGCGCGCAGCAACGGCGCCGCAGCGGACGGGTCGGACGCGGTGCTGGGATCGCGCCAGACCAGATCGGTCATGCCGGCCTCGCGCAATGCCGCTTCCAATGTCGCGCGCGACCAGTACCAGGCATGCACGCTCGCCTGATAGCGGCCGTGGCACAGCTCCAGGCGGATGCGCGCGCCGTCGCTGCGCGGCGGGCGATCGTGGTCGTCGTCGGGAATCAGGCGAAAGCCGTAGGCCTGGTAATAGTCCGGATCGGGCTGGTAGTCCGGATGGATCGGCAGCGCGACCAATCGCCCGCCGGGACGCAGCAATCCGGCGAGCGCGCCGCACATCTCGCCCAGCTCCTTCACGCTGGTGGCGTAAGGCAGCACATAGACGCTGAGCACCACATCGAAACGGCCGGCGAAGCGCGGCTGCAGTTCCGATACGAACTCGATGTCCAGCCCTTCTTTCTCGGCCCGGCGCCGGGCGTAACCGAGCATGCCGTCGGCCAGGTCGTAGCCGACCACCGAGCGGGCGCCGCTGCGTTTGAGAAGACGCGAATACAGACCGCTGCCGCAACCGAAGTCGAGCACGTCCAGGCCATGCAGATCGCCGAGCGCCGCGATCACGCTCGGCGTCTCGATATCGTGCCGGAACGGCCAACTCGCCATGTCCTCGTACAACGCGGCCAGCTCATCGAACTGCGCGGCGACTTCCTTGCTCATCGGACTCTCCCGGCGATCGAGCGATCGTTTTGTGCGAGTCGCGAGTTAGGCAAATCCGCGCGCGCGCGGTAGCGCCGGCAATCACGTTTCCAAAGCGGCGCGGCTAACCGACGCTCACACTGGGACGGCGATCGTGCATGCCGCCACGGCCGTCGCCCGGGGCGTTCAAATCTGCAACAACGCATGCGTTCGCACGCACCGGAAAACGAACAGGCCGACTTGCGCCGGCCTGTTCGTGGACACCTGTCTTTGTCGCGCGGGCGATCAGAAATTGAACAGGTAGCTGAACTTCATGAAAAGCTGCTTGCCGGTGTGCAGGTCGAGATCGCGCGTGGGCACGACGATGTTCGGGTTCTGGTTGATGCGCAGGTTCTTCTGCTGGTCGGTATAGCCCAGGTAGAACGAAGTGCCCGGGTTCGGCGAGTAGCTGACCAGCAGGTCGGTGACCAGGGTCTTGTCGCGCGGAATCAGGAACAGGTCGGTGTTGCTGTCGAGTGCGCGGTAATCGAAGATCACGTGCGCGGCCCAGAAGCGGCTGAACTGGTACTTGACCTTGGTGCGCGACTGGATGCCTCGGAACACCTTGGCATCGGACTCGCTGCCGGCGATCGAATACTGCGTGCGCAATTCGTCCCAGATGAAGGACTGGTCGATGCGCAGCTGGGCGAACGGGCTGACCGTCAGCTTGATGATCGCCTGGCGCTGATCGCCGAGGAACGGCTCCACGCCCGCGGCCGGCAGGTAGTTGATCTTGTCGCGGACGATGATCTTGGCCTCGGCGGTCAGCCAGCGCCACCACTCGGTGCTGGCGCCCAGGGTGAAGCCGTCCATGTAGAACTTCTTGCCGCCGAAGTATTCGAAGCCGCGGATCAGGCTGCCTTCGAACTTGGTCTGCAGCAGGCCGTTGACCACGAAGCCGGGTTCGAAATTCCAGTCCTGCACTTCGCCGTCCTGGTCCCAGGTGTGCTGGGCGAGCAGGGTCGGGCCCATGTTGATGAGCCACGGCGCATCGGGGAACTGCTTGAGGTAGGACGACTTCTGATAGAACTGGCGGATGTTCACCCGCGGCACGAAGCCCAGCTGGGATTCGAAGTTGTCGGTGGCGTCGAAGTACTGGCCGTCGAAGTTGAAATCGCGGCCGCCGCGGATCGCTTGCAGGAACACCATGCGTCCGTCGTAATCGAGATTGTTGGCGCCCTCGGACTCGCTGCGCGCCAGCTGGCCGTTGACGCTCCAGTTGTCGTTCAACTTCACGCGCGAATCGACGCCGAGCACGCGATTGAACTGGTCGCCGACGGTGCGGTCGGTCAGCATGACGCCGACGTTGGACTGCTGGCCGATGTCGCGCTGCACGCGCGCCACGCCGATGTTGCCGGTCTTGCCGAAGTCGTCGCCGACCACGGTCAGGCCGGCGGACTCGTCGTCCATCAGCAGGCCGCCGACCGCCCAACGGCCCAGCCGGCCGGACACGCGCGCGCCGTACTGCGGGTTGACGATCCGGCGTGAATAGAACAACGGCACCGGCAGGCCGAAGATGCCGCTGTTCTCGAGGAAGAACGGCCGCTTCTCGAGGAAGTTCTGCTCGTAGCGCTCGTTGACGATGACCTGCGGCTCGTCGGTCTCGACTTCGCTGAAGTCGGGGTTGACGGTGAGGTCGACCGCGATCGAGTCCTTGATCACGAACTTGGCGTCGACGCCCAGCTCGCTGCGCTCATGCCGGCGCATCGAGGGGTCGCCGGCCGAATTCACGCCCAGGGTGCGCGCGTCGCGGTAGGTCAGGTGCGGAATGACCTGGATGTTGCGGCCCGGCTGGATCGAATCGTCGATGCGCGCATGCGCGAACTGAGCGACGAAACCTTCCTTGCGCTCGGTGATGTAGGGCCAGTAGACGAATTCGTTGGTGCGCGGAATGATCCGGTTGACCGCGATGCCCCAGTCCTGCACGTTGCCGCGCTCGAAACGCAGGCTCTTGAACGGGATCTGCATGGTCACGACGTAGCCGTCGTCGGTCAGGCGGCCGTCGGAGGTCCACTGGGTGTCGAAGTTGAAGTCGTAGCTCAGGCCCTCGGTGTAGCGGCTGTCCATCTGCGCGCCGTAGGGATTGACCGTGAACACGAACGCGCGCTGCTTGTCGTGGTAGGTGTCGAGCATCAACTGAACGCCGTCGTCGCCGAACACCGCGTCGCGTCGCGCGATGCGCGCGCGTACCTGCTTGGGATCGTCCTTGCACACGAACACCACGTACAGGTTGTGGTCGTCGTAGGACAGATAGGCGCGGGTTTCCAGGGTCGCCGGATTGCCGTCGCCGGGCTTGTTCTGGACGAAGTCCTTGACCTCGATACCGGCATCGGCGGGGACGCCGCCGACGTAATCCTCGAGCCTGGGCGCGTGGTCCGCGCGCGGAATGTTCAAAGTGTCCTGGGCCTGCGCCGAAAACGCGCTGCCCAACAGCGCGAGCATGACCGCCCACAGAGTATTACGCCGCATCACGTTGCCACCTTCGTAGTATCAAGAGAAAAGAAATCGTCGTCGGCCGCCGCGGCGGTCGTGGAATCGTCGTTCTGCCAGGAATGGGTCGGGACGCCCGCGCGCAGCGCGCGCGGCTTGCGCAGCACCGCCCACACGCACAGCGCCAGCGCGATCACCTGGATCGCCAGGGCCAGCACGATGCGCGTATGCACTTCGGGCAGTTCGATGCCGCCGACCGGGATCACCGCGGTGCAGACCAGCCAGCCCAGCACCACCAGCACCGCCTTGCGCGGTGTGAGCACGGTCGCCGCGGCGATCAGGCTCCACAGCCACATCGGCGCGATCAGGCCGCTGTGATCGGGCAGGAACGGGCTGCGCATGGTCGCAAGTCCAAGCACCGCGACCCACACCGCCGCGCGTTCCAGCCGCGACATCGATGCATTACGCAGGGCCGCGACGATCGTCAGCACGACCGCGATCGCCGTCCACACCCAGGCGACCGTGCCCATGGTCGCGCGGGTCATGCCGTCGAGACCGAGGATCTTGGCTTTCAGCACCAGCCCCGGCACCGATTGGTTGAGCGCGCTGACCCATTCCAGCCCCGGGATCTCCAGGAACGCCCAGGCCTCGCCGCTGGCGATGCGCGGCGCCTGATAGTGCAAGAACGCTTCGAACGGATGCGCGCCCAGCCACAGCCAGGCGATCGCGGTGTACAGCGCCGAGAACGCGAAGGTCCAGATCGCCGCGCGCCATCGCCTGGTCACCAGCAGATAGATGCCGAGCAGGCCCGGGAACAATTTGAAGATCGCGAAGCCGAGCAGCGCCCCGCCGAGCGCATTGCGGCCGCGCTCGAACTGGATCATCGCCAGCACCGACATCGCGATCGCGGCGAGCTGGAAATTGCCGACCTGCAAGGTCACCAGGATCGGGCTCGACAGCATCACCGCCGGAATCAGCAGCCACGCGCGGCGACCGACGCCGGCGCCGATCCAGCGCGCCAGCGACCACAACGCGGCCATCGTGATCGCCGCCTCCAGGCCGAACCACACCGCGCGCATGCTGTAGAAATCGCCGCCGAACAACAGCCCGAGTTCCGGCAGCAGCACGAACTGCGGCAGGTACATGAACTCGTCGAGCTTGATGTGGTCGACCGAGCCGGTGTACAGCGCGGTGTCGTAGAGATTGGCCACGCCTTCGCGCGCCAGCTCGGCCGCCTGCCAATACGCCGAATAGCAGCTGTGGCCGATATAGAACGGGTCGAACCAGAACGCGGAGAATTCCGGGTGCTTGGCGTCGGCCATGTACCAGGCCACGCCGAGCAATCGCGCGATCGCCAGCAAGCCGACCACCAACAATACGGCGCTCGCCAGCCCGTGGCCGCGGCGTTGCCCGTCCCATTGCGCCGGCAGACGCCGCGCCAGCGGCAACCACGCCGCCGCGAACGGCACCGCGGCCACGATCAGCGCGACCGCGAACGACAGGCCGAATCCGGCCAGCGCGGACGCCAGCATCGGCCAGCCCAGCGCCACGGTCAGCGCCGCGACGACCGAGCGTTCAACGGAGATTTTTCTCACTGCGGTGTTCATCGCGCTGCGCACTCCTTTTGCCGATCGCAATGGCGCGCGCGCGACAACGTCGGGCGTGCCGCCGCGTTCGCTACGCGCGCGTTCATCTCGACCGGATCGACCGCGACACGGTCATCGCGTCGCTCAACGTTTCTGGATGCCATCGACCTTCCCCGAGAAAAAGTAGTGGTGCAGTTCTGTGAAATCGTCGAATTCGACATCGCAGCCGGTGCCCTTGGCCTCATGGCTGCGGTCCACCCGCAACAGCGTGCTGATGCCGAACGGACGCGCGCCGGCGATGTCGTTGACCGGGTGGTCGCCGATCATCCAGATCTGCGCCGGGTCGATGCCGAGCTTGTCGATCGCCAGGCGGAACGGCGCTTCCTGCGGCTTGTCGGCGCCGGCCTCTTCCGAGGTCACGACGTAATCGAAACAATCGTCCAGGCCGAAGTAGATGATCTTGCGGAACTGAATCTGCGAGGTCAGGTCGGTGATGATCGCCGTGCCGATGCCGCTGCTGCGCAAGGCCAGCAGGAATTCGCGCACACCGGGAAACAGCTCGCAGTGGGCGAGGAAGGTGCGCCAGTAGGTCTGCTCCAGATCCAGCGTGATCACCAGCTGGGTCTTGCGCCCGAGGATCTCGATGCCGCGCTGGAAATACAGCAGGCGGCTGTGCGAACTGGCGGTCTTGCCGAGCTGGCGCTTGACGTCCTCGCGCGCTTGCGCGAATGCGTTGCGCACCTCGCCCGGGTCGACCCCGAGCAACCGCACCGCCTTGCTTTCCGCCGCCGCCAGCGCCTGGGTATGCGGATGGTCGTAGGCATACAAGGTGTTGTCGGTGTCGAAAATAATCGCCTGCGGCGCGCGCAGGACCTTGTCCGAGTTGTGAATTCTCAGGGTCATTTGATCCGGCTCTTCAACGATTCTTCGATCTGGATCAGGACCAGCAATTGCATGATCCCGCTCATGCCGTCCTCCCATTGAGGGTGGATATCGAGCATTTCCTGCAGGCCCGGCACCAACTGCCGCGCGGCCATGGCGATGTCTTCGGCGGCGACTTCGCCTTCGATGGTCATTTCGACTTCGCGCCCGTCTTCCGAGGGCTGCACGTCCAGGTGCAGGCCGCAGATGCCGATCAAAATCCGCGCCATGCGCTCGTGCGAGGTGCCGTTGCGGATCAGCGCGACCAGCTTGAGCCGCACCTGGCCCATCGCGGTGCTGGACTCGAGCTGATGGGCGTTGACCGGCGCGAGCCTGAGCACCAAGCCGGCGTCGCGGCGCTGCGGATGGATGTGCAGGCGCGAATCGGCCATGCGTTTCTCGATCGACGCCAGCACCGTGGCCAGCGCGTGGCCGCGCTGATGCACGTCGCGCTCGATCTTCCAGGCCCGGCGCAGGTCTTCGTCCACATCCAGGAAGATGCTGACGTCGAAACGCTCGCGCAGCCGCTGCATGTGCAGCGCGTGCAGGCCCGAGGCGATCACCACGTCGTTCTTGTCGAGCAGGGTCGGCGGGGTGAAGCGACCGGCGCCGTGATCGTAGCGGCGGCACATGATCGCCTTGCCGTCCATCAGCGCCAGCACGTCGTTGTTGAAGCGCTGCAGATCGTTGGCGCGCGGGTTGAGGTGGGTCAGGCCCTTCCACATCGGCGCGTAACGGTCCCAGACGTGGTAGTCGTCGCCCGACACGTGCACCACCGAGTGCTCGCCGAAGATCCCGGCCAGCGCGCGGCTCAAGGTGTCCTTGCCCGAGCCCGAATCGCCGGCGATGCCGAGCGTCACCGGCTTCTGGCCGATGCGGTAGTAGTCGTTGCGCGACACCCGCTCGCGCAGCATCTGCACCAGCAGCACCAGCCCGGCGGCGACCAGCAAGGTGTAGCCCAGCGAATGCAGATGCGGGCTCATCAACGCGCCGAGACGGGCGATGGCCGGCGCCGGATCCAGCCCGAGCACCGGCAGCGACGCGCCGCTGGAATAGATCAGGTGCATGCCGATCAACAGCGCCGAGAACATGCCGGTCAACAGGCGCGCGCTGCGATCGCTGTGCAGCTGATGCGCGACCAGGAACGGCACCAGCCACAGATACCAGCCCGGCGGCGCCGGCGTGGCCAGCACCACCAGGAAGAACGACAGGCCGATCGCGGCGATCAACAGTTCGAAACTGATCCGGCGCAGCCGCCACAGCCCGTACACCGCCAGCAGGTACAGCAGCGGGGTCAGGTACAGGCGCAGGCCGTTGCCCAACGGCAGGGCCAGATCGAACAGGCGCAGCGATTCAGGCGTACCGAACACCATGCGCACGAAGCCCGGCGAGGCCAGCCACGGCACCACCGAAATCAATGCCGTCGCGCCGCAAGCGATCGCGAACGGCCGCATCAGGCCGCGCAGGCGTTTGTTGCGCCACAGATAAATCGCCACGAACGGCGCGGCGAGCAGCATGCTGAACTTCGCCGCCAGCGCCAGCCCGAGCGCGACGCCGCCCAGACCCACCCGGTACTGGCGCAGCAATAACAGCGACCACAGCACCAGCGCGACCGGCACGATGTCGGTCTGACCGTTCCAGTAGGTCACGTACAACGCGATCGGCGACCACCAGTACAGCCACAGCAACAGCCGCGGACGCTCCGGCCACAGCCGCGACAGCAGATACAAAGTCGCGATATCCGCGCCGAGCAGGCCCAGGCGGAAGCCCATGCCGGTGAAATAGTCCGATCCGCTCAAGGCCGCGGCGATCATGCCCAGCGCGGTGCCGGGCAGATGCGCCAGCAGCATCGCCGGCCCGTACGGATAGGCCATCGGGTCGCCGCCGGCGGCGAGGAAACTCGACCACGGGTCCAGCGACGGCTGCGCGATCGCGTGCTGCACGAACGGCACGAACCAGGCCTGCTGGATCTGCGGCACGAGCAACACCACCAACGCGACCTTGAACAACAGGCCGAGTCGGAACACGGGATCGCGCCAGATCCGGTTCGCGTTCATCGCCAAAGTGCTGGCTCCTTGGTGCAGACCGCTTCGGCGGCGATGCCCTCGCGCGCCAGCAGCGCGCGCAGTTCGGCGATCTCAAGGCTGCTGCGTCCCTGCAGCTCCGGCGAGACCAGGCACAGCTTGAAACCGGCGTCCTGCAGGCGTCGCGCCTGCGCGCCGTCGAGCGGGAAACGGGTGAAGCAATCGACCCACACCCAATCGATCTGTCCGGCCAGGCTCAGCGCGGTGTCGATCGATTCGAATTCCGAGACCCGCACCGCGCAACGCGATTCGCCGCGCCTTGCGGTGCGCACCAGGAACGGAAACGACTGGTCGAGGAAGAAATAATCCTCGATGCCGCGTTCGCGCATCAGCGCGATCAGCCGATCCTCCAGCCCCTCTTCC
This genomic interval carries:
- a CDS encoding glycosyltransferase 87 family protein, which gives rise to MNANRIWRDPVFRLGLLFKVALVVLLVPQIQQAWFVPFVQHAIAQPSLDPWSSFLAAGGDPMAYPYGPAMLLAHLPGTALGMIAAALSGSDYFTGMGFRLGLLGADIATLYLLSRLWPERPRLLLWLYWWSPIALYVTYWNGQTDIVPVALVLWSLLLLRQYRVGLGGVALGLALAAKFSMLLAAPFVAIYLWRNKRLRGLMRPFAIACGATALISVVPWLASPGFVRMVFGTPESLRLFDLALPLGNGLRLYLTPLLYLLAVYGLWRLRRISFELLIAAIGLSFFLVVLATPAPPGWYLWLVPFLVAHQLHSDRSARLLTGMFSALLIGMHLIYSSGASLPVLGLDPAPAIARLGALMSPHLHSLGYTLLVAAGLVLLVQMLRERVSRNDYYRIGQKPVTLGIAGDSGSGKDTLSRALAGIFGEHSVVHVSGDDYHVWDRYAPMWKGLTHLNPRANDLQRFNNDVLALMDGKAIMCRRYDHGAGRFTPPTLLDKNDVVIASGLHALHMQRLRERFDVSIFLDVDEDLRRAWKIERDVHQRGHALATVLASIEKRMADSRLHIHPQRRDAGLVLRLAPVNAHQLESSTAMGQVRLKLVALIRNGTSHERMARILIGICGLHLDVQPSEDGREVEMTIEGEVAAEDIAMAARQLVPGLQEMLDIHPQWEDGMSGIMQLLVLIQIEESLKSRIK
- a CDS encoding phosphatidylinositol-specific phospholipase C/glycerophosphodiester phosphodiesterase family protein, with protein sequence MIIVRHRRNTLEELRATPRDLGIELDLRSRGEELIIHHDAFVDGERFEDWLDGYRHGLLILNVKEEGLEDRLIALMRERGIEDYFFLDQSFPFLVRTARRGESRCAVRVSEFESIDTALSLAGQIDWVWVDCFTRFPLDGAQARRLQDAGFKLCLVSPELQGRSSLEIAELRALLAREGIAAEAVCTKEPALWR
- a CDS encoding carbohydrate binding family 9 domain-containing protein, translated to MRRNTLWAVMLALLGSAFSAQAQDTLNIPRADHAPRLEDYVGGVPADAGIEVKDFVQNKPGDGNPATLETRAYLSYDDHNLYVVFVCKDDPKQVRARIARRDAVFGDDGVQLMLDTYHDKQRAFVFTVNPYGAQMDSRYTEGLSYDFNFDTQWTSDGRLTDDGYVVTMQIPFKSLRFERGNVQDWGIAVNRIIPRTNEFVYWPYITERKEGFVAQFAHARIDDSIQPGRNIQVIPHLTYRDARTLGVNSAGDPSMRRHERSELGVDAKFVIKDSIAVDLTVNPDFSEVETDEPQVIVNERYEQNFLEKRPFFLENSGIFGLPVPLFYSRRIVNPQYGARVSGRLGRWAVGGLLMDDESAGLTVVGDDFGKTGNIGVARVQRDIGQQSNVGVMLTDRTVGDQFNRVLGVDSRVKLNDNWSVNGQLARSESEGANNLDYDGRMVFLQAIRGGRDFNFDGQYFDATDNFESQLGFVPRVNIRQFYQKSSYLKQFPDAPWLINMGPTLLAQHTWDQDGEVQDWNFEPGFVVNGLLQTKFEGSLIRGFEYFGGKKFYMDGFTLGASTEWWRWLTAEAKIIVRDKINYLPAAGVEPFLGDQRQAIIKLTVSPFAQLRIDQSFIWDELRTQYSIAGSESDAKVFRGIQSRTKVKYQFSRFWAAHVIFDYRALDSNTDLFLIPRDKTLVTDLLVSYSPNPGTSFYLGYTDQQKNLRINQNPNIVVPTRDLDLHTGKQLFMKFSYLFNF
- a CDS encoding peptidogalycan biosysnthesis protein yields the protein MRACLLQPRAERTGEADDALKVSLCRGVAAIDEHEWDALVSDQNFYNSHAWLAGLDYALGACEVLAVWSAAGLLAACPLWAGERDDELFELGAFFSDVRGPWTRGFVWGGGRRSTHNQVPCVSGRRRAQALRRLLPAMAGIARERGDAGVVLPYLPLAVARELAEICGASVLLHSAEANIEVPPGGLAGLMAGRNSHDRFEVRAEIAAFARCGNRVEWGAIDPSEQARVAELIACNRARYGSTQGAAWMQRMLEAQRRAGVLPIAVVARRDQRIVALCLLYRFGRALHARYYGCDYRLDDRDFRYFVLTCYEPIDYAARAGLGELRLSTSALHAKAKRGARIEPLAAAVLLTDRSLDPIAVRRHNRRFAERHRRELGAHLSPAWRAFL
- a CDS encoding class I SAM-dependent methyltransferase, translating into MSKEVAAQFDELAALYEDMASWPFRHDIETPSVIAALGDLHGLDVLDFGCGSGLYSRLLKRSGARSVVGYDLADGMLGYARRRAEKEGLDIEFVSELQPRFAGRFDVVLSVYVLPYATSVKELGEMCGALAGLLRPGGRLVALPIHPDYQPDPDYYQAYGFRLIPDDDHDRPPRSDGARIRLELCHGRYQASVHAWYWSRATLEAALREAGMTDLVWRDPSTASDPSAAAPLLRAYLDRPHAALILARKA
- a CDS encoding HAD family hydrolase; this encodes MTLRIHNSDKVLRAPQAIIFDTDNTLYAYDHPHTQALAAAESKAVRLLGVDPGEVRNAFAQAREDVKRQLGKTASSHSRLLYFQRGIEILGRKTQLVITLDLEQTYWRTFLAHCELFPGVREFLLALRSSGIGTAIITDLTSQIQFRKIIYFGLDDCFDYVVTSEEAGADKPQEAPFRLAIDKLGIDPAQIWMIGDHPVNDIAGARPFGISTLLRVDRSHEAKGTGCDVEFDDFTELHHYFFSGKVDGIQKR
- a CDS encoding N-acetylmannosamine-6-phosphate 2-epimerase, which codes for MSRLFERLRGGLVVSCQALPGEPMHGCMPAMARAAIEGGACGVLANGGNDIARIRAAVDAPLIGVLTQVYSDCEIALTPTLAEIDQVAQAGADMAGLDASERRRPGGQRLADFYAAIRKRHPGLRLMAEVATTVEALRAQALGFDCVSSAALGHTQATRGQRLPDDDFAAFRRMRRAVDGCLLVAEGGIDTPQQAARALQLGADFVVIGSAITRPQNITARFVGEMKAIER
- a CDS encoding glycosyltransferase family 87 protein, which encodes MNTAVRKISVERSVVAALTVALGWPMLASALAGFGLSFAVALIVAAVPFAAAWLPLARRLPAQWDGQRRGHGLASAVLLVVGLLAIARLLGVAWYMADAKHPEFSAFWFDPFYIGHSCYSAYWQAAELAREGVANLYDTALYTGSVDHIKLDEFMYLPQFVLLPELGLLFGGDFYSMRAVWFGLEAAITMAALWSLARWIGAGVGRRAWLLIPAVMLSSPILVTLQVGNFQLAAIAMSVLAMIQFERGRNALGGALLGFAIFKLFPGLLGIYLLVTRRWRAAIWTFAFSALYTAIAWLWLGAHPFEAFLHYQAPRIASGEAWAFLEIPGLEWVSALNQSVPGLVLKAKILGLDGMTRATMGTVAWVWTAIAVVLTIVAALRNASMSRLERAAVWVAVLGLATMRSPFLPDHSGLIAPMWLWSLIAAATVLTPRKAVLVVLGWLVCTAVIPVGGIELPEVHTRIVLALAIQVIALALCVWAVLRKPRALRAGVPTHSWQNDDSTTAAAADDDFFSLDTTKVAT